A DNA window from Candidatus Hydrogenedentota bacterium contains the following coding sequences:
- a CDS encoding Gfo/Idh/MocA family oxidoreductase: MKEKDVSSNSRKGTGVNRRDFLKRSTMAAVGAVGLPYFVPSSALGKAGNVAPSERIVMGCLGVGSQGTGNMKGFLSNKELQIVAVCDVDKNHRLNAKDIIDGSYGNKDCKDYNDFRDLMEHKGLDCLSIALPDHWHAIPAIYAAQKGLDMYAEKPLSLTIHEGQAMVNAVHRYNVVWQTGSWQRSEKHFQKGCELVRNGRIGEVHTVRVGLPTGSPIAPQPEMPVPDGFDYDMWLGPAPWAPYTKERCHWNFRWILDYSGGQLTDWAAHHCDIANWGMGTEETGPVAVQARGQFPRDGLWDAATDYLLECTFAPGASPLAPNGFTMFVSNLFPMGTKFIGTKGTVFVDRGNVLETEPASLKDSEIGANEVKLGKGDKNHARNFIECIRTREKTIAPIHAAHRAISIAHLGNISMRLGKKVFWDPAKEQFVNDPVADRMLMRAMRAPWTLPS, translated from the coding sequence ATGAAAGAAAAAGACGTGTCCAGCAATTCCCGGAAGGGAACCGGCGTGAACCGCAGGGACTTCCTGAAGCGGAGCACCATGGCAGCCGTGGGAGCCGTAGGCCTTCCCTATTTTGTGCCTTCCAGCGCGCTTGGCAAGGCCGGAAATGTCGCGCCGAGCGAACGCATCGTGATGGGATGCCTCGGGGTGGGAAGCCAGGGTACCGGCAACATGAAGGGCTTCCTCTCCAACAAGGAACTGCAAATCGTCGCGGTCTGCGACGTCGACAAGAACCATCGTCTTAACGCGAAAGACATCATCGACGGTTCGTACGGCAATAAGGACTGCAAGGACTACAACGACTTCCGGGACCTGATGGAACACAAAGGCCTGGATTGCCTTTCCATCGCGCTACCCGATCACTGGCATGCCATTCCCGCAATCTATGCCGCGCAGAAGGGCCTCGATATGTACGCCGAGAAGCCCCTCTCGCTGACAATCCACGAAGGTCAGGCGATGGTCAACGCCGTGCATCGCTATAACGTCGTGTGGCAGACAGGCAGTTGGCAACGCTCGGAAAAGCACTTCCAAAAGGGTTGCGAACTCGTTCGAAACGGCCGTATCGGCGAAGTGCATACGGTCCGCGTCGGTTTGCCCACCGGATCGCCGATCGCTCCACAACCCGAGATGCCGGTACCTGACGGTTTCGACTACGACATGTGGCTTGGCCCCGCGCCGTGGGCCCCGTATACCAAGGAGCGCTGTCACTGGAACTTCCGCTGGATTCTCGACTACTCAGGCGGGCAACTCACCGACTGGGCCGCGCACCATTGCGACATCGCGAACTGGGGCATGGGCACGGAAGAAACCGGTCCTGTCGCCGTCCAGGCAAGAGGTCAATTCCCGCGCGACGGTCTGTGGGATGCCGCGACGGACTATCTGCTCGAATGCACCTTTGCGCCGGGAGCAAGCCCGTTGGCTCCAAACGGATTCACCATGTTCGTGTCGAACCTGTTCCCCATGGGAACGAAGTTCATCGGCACAAAAGGCACCGTGTTCGTCGATCGCGGAAACGTGCTCGAAACGGAACCCGCGTCGCTGAAGGACAGCGAAATCGGCGCGAACGAGGTCAAACTCGGCAAGGGCGACAAGAACCACGCGCGCAACTTCATCGAATGCATTCGCACGCGCGAGAAGACGATTGCGCCCATTCATGCGGCGCACCGCGCCATCAGCATTGCGCACCTTGGCAACATCTCCATGCGGCTAGGCAAGAAGGTGTTCTGGGATCCCGCGAAGGAACAGTTCGTCAACGATCCCGTCGCAGACCGTATGCTAATGCGGGCCATGCGCGCTCCGTGGACCCTGCCGAGCTGA
- a CDS encoding transglycosylase SLT domain-containing protein — MSPVILVGVAILSTLPGEDSYTAGRIAEYQTKYGDAAKAYDECAQIEGPLNAFARVRKAVLHGKANDSAAAMAELQTFADGPAGDPVTMMAKAELAKLLQQAGRPADAAKLIWDVAWSQVPSRWVDQYRMMLADCLTASDDSKQMGYNLYAQMLAEARNPRVRMELAQKLSASPDVQHRLDAAMVMVTAGEFGQASQVIQALAPMVADTNAERAAQYAYLNGRVQLAAGDTEPGRAVLREVAASYAKTMWGRLAAAHIARSLFRAKETEAAKEAFDQLVKDYARTEETSDALWWLASRYAEQEKLDEAIAEYLRLAKTCPKQERADDALIAAAEGLRGKGEFKKAGELYAQLLEHYPRSPLVSAASYDSGLAHEKQNNLKAAKADYVKATLRGIGDFYAHRAMERLYELRDNPGAGGSTINGLKSFVRPIELPIKSSPEADVTYRDNAWCERLFYFADHGFEEAEWEALMLLAQPDQYGGQMAVCLALSEAGLAATATQIVERGQLGIQNGVPTPERLRVLYPRAYWSQVCEIASETRVDPYLLLAIGRQESVFQPRVVSRSGATGVMQLMPDTADWLMKVEPGVQNEHSNNLSHPANSLRLGAYYLMRMIERNDDNLVFALASYNAGPGNVAKWRKTHPSTDMEVFIDTIPFEETKDYVKKVLGNYAAYHSLYPDPGLVAAAK, encoded by the coding sequence GTGTCCCCAGTAATTCTAGTTGGAGTTGCCATTCTTTCGACGCTGCCCGGCGAGGACAGCTATACCGCCGGGCGCATCGCCGAATACCAAACAAAGTACGGCGATGCCGCGAAAGCCTACGATGAATGCGCCCAGATAGAAGGTCCGCTTAATGCGTTCGCGCGCGTTCGCAAGGCCGTCCTGCACGGAAAAGCGAACGACAGCGCGGCCGCCATGGCCGAACTCCAGACCTTCGCCGACGGGCCTGCGGGCGATCCCGTCACGATGATGGCCAAGGCCGAACTCGCGAAACTTCTTCAACAAGCAGGACGCCCCGCCGACGCCGCCAAATTGATTTGGGATGTCGCTTGGTCGCAAGTGCCGTCGCGCTGGGTCGATCAATACCGCATGATGCTTGCCGACTGCCTCACTGCATCGGATGACTCCAAGCAGATGGGGTACAACCTGTACGCTCAAATGTTGGCGGAAGCGCGGAACCCGCGCGTGCGCATGGAGCTCGCCCAGAAGCTATCCGCTTCTCCGGATGTCCAACATCGCTTGGACGCCGCGATGGTCATGGTGACGGCGGGCGAGTTTGGGCAAGCAAGCCAAGTTATACAGGCGCTTGCGCCTATGGTCGCCGATACCAACGCCGAGAGGGCCGCACAGTACGCTTATCTCAACGGTAGAGTGCAGTTGGCTGCAGGCGATACCGAACCCGGCCGGGCAGTCTTGCGCGAAGTCGCGGCTTCCTATGCAAAGACCATGTGGGGACGATTGGCGGCCGCACACATTGCGCGGAGTCTCTTCCGTGCGAAGGAAACTGAAGCGGCCAAAGAAGCCTTCGACCAATTGGTGAAGGACTACGCGCGTACCGAAGAAACCAGCGACGCCTTGTGGTGGCTGGCCAGCCGTTATGCCGAGCAGGAGAAGTTGGACGAGGCCATTGCCGAGTATCTTCGCCTTGCAAAGACCTGCCCCAAGCAGGAGCGCGCGGACGATGCGCTCATCGCCGCCGCTGAAGGACTGCGAGGCAAGGGCGAGTTCAAGAAGGCCGGAGAACTCTACGCGCAGTTGTTGGAGCACTATCCGCGCAGTCCACTTGTATCGGCGGCCTCCTACGACAGCGGACTCGCGCACGAAAAGCAGAACAATCTCAAAGCGGCGAAGGCGGATTACGTCAAAGCAACCTTGCGCGGCATCGGCGATTTCTACGCGCACCGCGCCATGGAACGCCTGTATGAACTACGCGATAACCCGGGCGCGGGCGGGTCCACCATCAACGGACTGAAGTCATTTGTGCGTCCAATCGAGTTGCCGATCAAGTCGTCGCCGGAAGCCGATGTGACCTATCGCGACAACGCGTGGTGCGAGCGGTTGTTCTATTTTGCGGACCACGGGTTTGAAGAAGCGGAATGGGAAGCGCTGATGCTCCTCGCGCAACCCGACCAATACGGCGGGCAGATGGCCGTGTGTCTGGCGCTATCCGAGGCGGGCTTGGCCGCCACGGCCACGCAGATTGTCGAGCGCGGTCAATTGGGTATTCAGAATGGCGTTCCCACTCCCGAACGTCTTCGCGTTCTGTATCCGCGCGCTTACTGGAGCCAGGTGTGCGAGATCGCCTCGGAGACGCGCGTCGACCCCTATTTGCTGCTGGCCATCGGACGCCAAGAGAGTGTGTTCCAGCCGCGGGTCGTGTCGCGTTCGGGAGCGACGGGCGTCATGCAGTTGATGCCCGACACGGCGGACTGGCTAATGAAGGTGGAGCCGGGCGTTCAAAACGAACACAGCAACAACCTGAGCCATCCCGCGAATTCGTTGCGGCTCGGCGCGTACTACCTGATGCGGATGATCGAACGCAACGACGATAATCTCGTCTTTGCGCTGGCCTCGTACAACGCGGGCCCCGGTAACGTCGCCAAATGGCGAAAGACACATCCCTCAACGGATATGGAAGTCTTCATCGATACCATTCCGTTTGAAGAAACCAAGGATTACGTCAAGAAGGTTCTGGGCAACTACGCCGCTTACCATTCGCTCTATCCCGATCCGGGCCTCGTTGCAGCGGCAAAATAG